The following nucleotide sequence is from Apium graveolens cultivar Ventura chromosome 4, ASM990537v1, whole genome shotgun sequence.
GTGTCTACGACCACTTCCACATTGGCAACCCCCCTCTGGTGTTGCCTATtaccttatgcaacaccatttggGCCTTATGCAACTCTATAGTAggggttgcctatgtgcacttatggcgtagtgattACTCTAATGACTAAAATTTAGGTATGTACATATAGGTTATAGAATAATGTGAAAATCTTTTATGTACGGTAGAAATACGAGTAATAACCTTTTAACATAATGAGTATAACTTTTGTTTGAATGTACTTGAATTGGCCAATACTTTCATTCTTGAATGCTATAAAATGCTAATGAATTTGCTTTTCTACCTGCTAATGGAGAGTTTGAACTTGTGTACATTGCATGTGACTTTCTCTTATTTACAAATCCTTTTTTGCTAATCCAGTTTACTTTATGAGATTAAATTGCAACAAAAGTGGAGGGTTAAATTCACACTCTAATCATAGGTTTATACAAGTTAGCAACCATTTCCCTATGAccaaatctttaaaatatcaagatttacataattaattatcttttactttGACATTAATTTGTTGCTTTGCAAAAGCTCCCACTATGAAACAAGGTTCGATTTTCAATTTGGATAACAGTGAGAACAAATGAGTTGTGTTACCCACTTCTCTTCTAGCGGATCTGCATAACATCCCAAATTATGTACATGTTGCAACAAAGAAGACAATGTCTTATGTTCCCTAACCCCTTACAAATACGCCTATATtctaattatttatgatttattaCAGGACTTTCATTTTGGGTTAGAGAAATTTAAACAGGTTTGCTATCCATTCGAGCATCTCAAGGATAATGAGACACCAGAATTTTGGAAAATAACGAGATCGCAAGTTGGTAGAGttcttttctaaaaaaaatgaTGAAGTCAGAAAGTATGAGCTTTTAGGTCTGAAATGCTGCTTTCAGGTAGGTACTCATAATAATCCATCTAATAATCCATCTAGCCCTTAAGTGCATTGGTTTTTGAGTTGCTGATTGATATGGTTGTGTACATTGACCATGATAATTTTGACAAAGAAATGCTGTGTATATTTTTATGATGTTTATGAGTTTCTTTCAAGATTTAATGTGATAGTATATATAAAATTGTAGCCTGGGCATTAAAGAGGAGATGTAAGTCCCCATCTATAACTACATTTTAATTTCACAAGTTATTGACGTACATGGTTGTTCCAATATATTCTAGATAATTGAATTACATGGATGACTTACATGGATGACTGACTAATTTTCAAATTAACTGTTTTATGCTAAAAAAAACTGGGAAGTAATATTAGTCATCTCAATTTCaatataaaatttttatatattaaataattttttttagcaAAACACATGCTCAGATCCAgtcattttttattattttaatattaaagtATGATCAATTTTTTCTTTGTCTACAATCATGTTGGTATCTGCTATTTGCAAAAcaaaattaattctaaaaatgTGCACATATGGATTATATTTGTCAAAGGGAAGATAGCTTTAACCTGTCCCGGCCAAAATAAACGAAATGTAGTGTTATATATTTAAACACACAGACACACACAGACAtggagagggagggagggagggagaatAGTTTGTACTTTGTGATAACTCCGATGCCTAAACTACGTTATTTTTAAACTGTTGGCTAGACAGTAGTCTACCAGCTCTGTAAAAACTTCTTGCCCTATGTACTGTATGTTAACATAATGTAAAATATATTATACATATGTCATACATTAAATAACTTTATGCagcaatttttagcattataacAGTTTAATATGCAATTTTTTtggttgttatatatgccatttTAACTTCAATTTTCAATATTTTCAGTCTAGTACCAAGCACACAGATAGTTTCTTCGAGCATATAGACAATTGTACGGGTATGTATGATCAGAGTTAAAATTTTATGCAGAGCCTGCTGCATAATAAACAATCAACAGCTCAATGTCTTTCTTTTTAGCTTCCAGTGGTAGAAACTTGAAGTTCATATAAACAAATTGCACAATTTAAACTAGAGATTTTTCTTCCCATCTACTCGTTAGCCGCCAATTTTGTTTTTATAAGGTTGATGATGCGCACACAGCAATATGTGAATGAAGATTCTAGTGTATTTGCGCAAACTGGAAAAATAGAAGACAGAGATAGGTAGGAAAAGATGCACAGGTCTTGATGTCTCAAATGTAACTGCTATTTTACATGCTTGAGACCGAAAGTTTGATGCAAATAAACGAATTTTTGTTTCTTGACATCTCAagtcctcaatagatggttttaGTTTAGAAAATCTCAACATATTGTTTATAAATCATAAAGAAATTTATTAATGgtaataatattttatgtactATATCTAATCTTTTTAATCTTTGAACATAACAATATTTTTTCAAGATCTCAATCATCAGAGTTCACAGAGAGCGTTGATCAATAGTGACATTCAATGAGTTCATGCGTGTAATTCAAGAAGATGagtaaagaaaataaaaaaatgcgTAAAAGGAGAAAACTAAACACCAAAATATCATCAGCTAACCACATGAATCTGGATAGGGCATTTTATGATTGTTTATCATGTATTATTTTGCAACTTGGAGATATAATTGTTCTACAAAAAATATTGTTAACATCATAGCTAAAATTAAAAGGTTTCTGAGATCTATAAGAGAATTCTTAATTTCCCTTGTATAACGAAAGGAAAGAGCTAGCAAATATCAGCTAGCGATCAAGATGTGAGGAACCTGCAACATCACCAACGGCTTCTGCATTTGGCCCGCATCCATCGATAGCTTTTGAAACAAATCTTGTAATTTTTTTAAGGTTATAGGGCGTGCCTGCATAATATGTATAGAAAATTAGATATTAGATAAGAACATTTAAGATACATTAGTGTGTGTACTTGTGACTCTGTCCTCGCGACAAAAACTCATgtaaaaaattatgtaatattcaAAACGAGGAGTCGTGTATCTAGAAGTATTGATGTCGGTTTTGTTGTGCAACTAGAGATGCCCATAGAAGTTGCTGAGGCATACAAAATTGCAAATACTGTGTGCCTCCAGTATTTATGCGTAATATAGATACTTTTTTTTATAAACTTGGATTTTGGTAGTGAAATTTGCTGTTTTGTGCCACAATAGAGTCCCACATTTTTACATGTATATAAGAGATCATCTGGATGGACTTACACGAAGGGCTTCAATATATGGGGCAGTCGTCAGTATTGGCGGAATGAAGCTTCTCAAGAGGAGACAACCCCTGCTGCATTCGAATCACATCAAATTATGTTTGTTAAGTACAACAACCAGACCGCCCCAAGGGACATAAAACCAATCTCAAGCTATCCGGTGCTTGGTCAGAGACATTTTTTACACAAGTTCTAAATCAATAATACAATAACTATAGGAACGATATAAGAATAGAAACACACAACAGCTTGGAAGATATGCTTACAAAGGTTGCTGGCTAACCTTGGATCATCGGACAGTATGACATAACATTGAATAATATTCTTCAAAACTGTAGTAGACGGTTCATCCTGCATCTTTTCAATTACGTCATTAAAAACCTTCATGATTGCACACAACCGGTTTGCAGGCTCACAGCAATACTGTAGTCCCTGCTCTTGCATCGTTATTCTTGACATTATCCAAGATGCAGTCTGTATAGCCATATACAAGTGTTCAGAGTGAGTTTAAAGAGCCAATTAACTATGGGTGTCGATCTATTTATATTTTGATGGTGTACCGGAATTGTTTCAGAATTATTTGCTCAGGTTCTTACTAGGACGATCAAGTCTATGCCATGCAATATAAACCTTATGATTTATATATGGCTGGGTAATAATGTTCATCTAACACCAAAATATTAGATGTTCATCAAATCGACTTGATATGTATTAATACGAAACATGGAGTATTAACTAAAAATCCCTTTTTCAATAAACACCTAGCAGAAACACTAGAAAGGGatattaatttcaaatttttagtAACCAGATTTTATACTCTGTACTGTCTTACATTACATGTAAGGTGATATATTGCAGTAAAAAATGCTTGGAAGCGAAAGAATGTTGAGTTCAAATTTTAATGGACACTTACTGATTGTGAAAGTTCGTTTCCATATTCTATGGATTTTAGACACAAAGGGAAGAGTCCTGATTCAAGCAAACAGTGAACAGCAACCTTTGTCGAAGGGTCGCCTACCTGCATAGTAGAGAAGATTCGGATGATATTTGGAGTAGAACCTTATAGGCATATCAGATCATATTAAAGCAAATTGATATGCAATCTGGTAAGAAATAATGGACATTTTCTTCAACTATTGTTCTGATTAAGCTAATTCATCTCAACATTGCATTCAATTCAGAGCTGAAACTTGAAAGGGCGGGTAGCAACTAGCAATGAGAAAATACTTCCATGCAAGGTTACTGGTGCTTAGCTGTTTTAATAATTCAAATGGCTAAAAGTATAAAAAATTGAAGGTATCATGTATTGATTTAGAGTGGAATTCTACCTCCTTCAGAAGACCACCAATGACCCCAAGCTCATTAGCCTTAGGTACTGGAATGACTTGCTCGTTTCTTCAGTCTCCAAGAAAGGGTACAAGTAACAATGTATCTGAACTGCAAGGACAGAAGTAAGTTAATACAAGTCTGTCTACGATTAACCTTATCTAGCTCCTTAATTATCCTATTAAAATCAGTTAATAACAATATTTGAATAAGTTATGCAAAATCCTCATCCCAGAATTTATGTAACAAACTTGTAACTTCAACTGAATCCTTGATTTCACCTCAGTGTCCTGTTTCTTTGGTGTTCACATAAACAAATCATACCAGCTTGAAATAAAAAGTGAATGCATTTATATATCAAAACACGTCAAGTTCGACAATATCTTGTGTGGTCTTTAAGTAGCAATATCAGACATCAAGAAATCAGCAAAAGTTATAGAATGAAATTAGCTTTTATCATTTGGTGAGAAGAAGCTATAACTGTGGATACATCCAACTATGTTGAAGAAGACTAATGTAAATACTGAATACATTAGCAGAAACAAGTCACATAGCTTTCAGAAAGTTCAGAAAAATACCATTAAGGAATTGCATCTTGGTTTGAGGGTGAGTGGCCAAGCACTGCATTCAATAGAAAATACACTTTGATATTAGAGTTGCATACATAATTTTTAAGTACATAGAGGACCAGCTATGGCTCCTGCATaagtaaaaataaatttgatgtatatagataataaatttgataagtaaaaataaatttgatAAGAAAAAAGTTTGAAAATTAGGAAATCGAACATATAAAGCAAATACATTACAAAGTTAATACCACTAGAAAAGGAAATTAAAGGAGCGGAAATGACCTCAAACAAAACAAGTACATCACAAACTTTACTTGAATCTTTCATAGTAAGTTTCTCAGGTGTTAATGACTTGTATATAGATAATACTTCCTGCAATAAAGAAGATAATTCCATTAATCACCAACTGTAAAACACAACATTCTTATTTGAATAGATAGAATAGCCAATACAAACCACAAGGCTGAGCTTGTCAAACAAAGTAGTAAATCATTTAAATGATTCCAATGACCATCATGTGCGGATTTTATAAATtatatcaagttctgattcagATGTGATGCAACTTGATCTTAACGGTAGGACTTCTCTAAGACGTGTGACATAAAAGTTGCAGAACTTCCTTACAATGCCTATTTTCCAGAttttgggtttcaaaatttcaaatttcCAAAATATTTGAGATGTCCGCAAATCTTCTCATTAGTTCAATGAAAGATTTCTTCGGCAACTGACAAGCAAAGATACGGGTGCAGAAGTGCTGGGGTGCGTGGACAaaaatctaataaataaatataataatatggAAATTCAGGTGCGGGGGACACGACATATAGAAATATAGATTTTCTCTAGATTTGATGTTACATATATTCAATCTGGTTAAAAAACCACAAACTATAAGCAAATTTAATCAAATGCATAACTTATTGATCTAAAACACAAAATACAggtaaaatattttaatttatgcAAAAATGAACACTAGCATAATACGTTTGTATTTACTAACAAAAACTGATACTTAATTTTACGGAAAATAGGCGGTTAACATAAATTTTGATTACAAATTGTGGGGAAAGAATCAAAATTAGGATTCAGGATGAATCCCCTATCCGATGAGGGGACGTGCATGTCATAGTATCGGACACAAGGATGAAGGGATTCACAAACAAGTATAATCATTTCAAAGACAAGAAAGAATAAGGATCATTAATCACGAAATATTGATTAAATACTATATAACTGGGGGACACTGGACTTGAGAAGATCAATATAACAATGTAACCTAGATACTGCCATTTTGGTTTAGTAGTCCACTTCAGTATTAAGATGTGAGGAAGAAACTCAAATCAAAACACGGAACTTTTATTGTTAATGTTAACCAAAATTAGAAGTTAATAAAAAGAATTCACGACATGATATAAATTTAAGCAAGCTATTAAAATAAATACATTTAGTTTGATCAATGCAAAGCATTTGGTAGACCCAAGTCATTGTGCATACCGATAGGAGTAAGAAAACCGTACTGATTGACCGCCAAATGTGGAGGGCCAAATCTTGAATTCTTCCCTGTTTCTGTATTGATAATCACATGTTAGAAATGAAATATACTATATCACCCAATAGACATTAGAACATAGAGTGTAAATAATTTGACTCTGCAGGCTGGACTGCACTTTAAACTTCTAACAGCATACTTAAATGATACTATACAGTCATTTAGGCGAGTCAAGATCATCATTTCTCTGCACAtactattgttctaaataaaatataaaactaCAAAATATCGAAAGAATCCACGTAAAAGTGACATTTGGTGCATACAAAGATATATATTTGCACATTCCGATTGAAGAGATACTTTCATAAATCAGACTGATTACAAATAAATATCGATCTGTGTTTGTGTATGAACCACATAAAGAATGAAATCAAACAAATGAGTATATCTGGTTTACATAATCCCTGGTCGATTAAACCACACTTTATGAAAATGAAATGACCAGCATAGACATCATAAAATCATGACAAGGCCACAATTTAACTTGTATTCAacatatgaatgcataatttaaACTCTTTAAAAACTCAGATCTATTGTCAATTACTTCATGACACTGTTGTCACCTTGTATCGGATCACGATAAAGAGAGTCAGGGAGATTCAACATTGTTTCAGACAAAAACCCTAGACATGAACTGAACAAGATGGCTGCTGCTGTTATGTTGTGTAGGAAAAGAACACTGAACTAAAGATGCGGCAATATATTGGAGGTTGTAGGAATGAATATTTTTCGGTATTTATAAGATTTTTCATTTTGCTGGAGTCACTGCTGTGTACCTAGGATTGGGTGCTGGACGTATCCTTTTTGCGGTTATTTGGAAAAAACAATTTCTAGGGGACGTTAGAGGTTCATGGTTTTGGGCCTAAACCCACACTTTACATACCTCATCCTTACCTTTTACATGTAAATTTGTGATTACATAGTTGTAAGATTTTTCATGTTTGCATCAAATAATTTGGGATAGTTTGGGAAAAGAAAATTGTTATGGTATATAAATAAGGTTgcacaaaaattttaaaatctagGAGCAATCTTATACATGTATAAATTTATACCAATTATTGTTTGTACCATCACGGTAATTAATAACAATATtggaaaatatgattttttaaataactTATATTAGTTAAATCGTACATGATGGTAATAATGTAATTTCAACATACATATATTTCAAGATACGTAATGATATTTGATCGTATTCGTGACTTAAATAAACTACAGTATTTTGCAGTTAATTTaacattaaaatcaaatttattccAACCAACTTGTAACAGTCAATTAAAAACTTTAGAAACGGCTATAAGTTTATACATGgtataaatattaaaaatgaaggtttttttaaaatttgaaaccTAAATGATATGTTGTTTTAAAAATTTGCAGATTTAATGAGAATTTCTAATTCAAGATCTCCAAGTAATACTAATATATggaaaaaatttgaaaattgtagtaattattatttattcaaacaaagtaataataaattataatgtTCTTAATCACCTATGGAAGTAAAGTCGTTAATGATAATATTTCGTTAATTTTCAAAATACATAAAAGTGAGATTTCAATGACATTTTGATTGTATTTCATGACATAAATGGAATCTATTATTTTGCCTTTAAAATTTATGTAAAAGATAATTTATTTCAGCTATCAATAGTTACAATAATTTTGGAAACAACTGTAAAAAATTTTAGGTTTAACGGATATAAATTTGAACTATACTAACATGTTTAATAAATTCGCAGATTCCGAACCAGAGTTTCCAATCAAAATTTGATGAATCCACACATTATGTGAGGATTCtattcaaatatttcaaaaatcaattaGTTGTAGTACTTTGTATTAGGATTAAATGGTGGATTGATGGGTCCTAATCGAGAATTTTAGAATATTACTTTTTatcattaatttataatttttttaaccttCGTACTCAAACCACATGTAAATAATTGGGTAGGACGCGGGTACTCGTCAatgttatttttcaatttttttttttgcttttgaaATGCACTTTTTTTAATTTGTTTGCTAATATAGATCTAGTGATAGATGGTTAAACCCAGACTACGAAAAACCCATGTGGTCACAAGGCCTAAAATTAACGAGAACTCAACAGCCCAGTCTCACGAAAATTTGAACCGCTACCAATTCATTTTAAAATCATGGATTAATATTTTAAAGCAAGCTGTTAAAGTCAAATATATTGATATCAATGGATCGACATATTTAATTtggatttcaattt
It contains:
- the LOC141720293 gene encoding uncharacterized protein LOC141720293, giving the protein MMQSLPCPSQAGDEFGHIQLVVRRSFGDEDDDEEDFMHTGEKQAIAQEVLSIYKSLTPEKLTMKDSSKVCDVLVLFEVGDPSTKVAVHCLLESGLFPLCLKSIEYGNELSQSTASWIMSRITMQEQGLQYCCEPANRLCAIMKVFNDVIEKMQDEPSTTVLKNIIQCYVILSDDPRLASNLCTPYNLKKITRFVSKAIDGCGPNAEAVGDVAGSSHLDR